One Acropora palmata chromosome 2, jaAcrPala1.3, whole genome shotgun sequence genomic window carries:
- the LOC141874387 gene encoding adenine DNA glycosylase-like, whose translation MPLELNQNVKNNPKSQENTELKSHSHNFTVSEIAFVQTSLLSWYDKNKRKLPWRDRACESDQNKRSYAVWVSEVMLQQTQVATVCEYYKRWMEKWPTVEHLSRASLEEVNEMWSGLGYYSRAKRLHEGAKKIMDEMNGNIPTTAAELMKQLPGVGRYTAGAIASIAYGESTGVVDGNVIRVLSRLRTIGAQSSSKQAVEKFWELANKLVPNDRPGDFNQALMEFGATLCTPQIPQCLTCPLRTCCSALKQVEQHRKAASLLLGGKTVNPSSKGELEKASGMNDKDIDIEECDLCLPASQWDATLGVCNYPQKAKKKPAKEEMLAVAVIRRSSGDGVQFLAVQRPKKGLLAGLWEFPSVIIMSDVANIARDMYSSLVNFVNSELGITLDDSKSHESIGEVSHQFSHIHHKYFVYACMYSGEDSPVETREGHRAIKWITREELSTSAFSTAMRKVFSAFESHTSADSKLSNPKKRKRGDHNGGRKQMVLDTFFKSKN comes from the exons ATGCCACTTGAATtaaatcaaaatgtcaaaaacaatCCCAAATCTCAGGAAAATACAGAACTGAAGTCTCATTCACACAATTTCACAGTCAGTGAGATTGCGTTTGTCCAAACTTCACTACTGTCTTGGTATGACAAGAACAAGCGAAAGCTCCCGTGGAGGGATCGAGCATGTGAAAGCGACCAAAACAAACGCTCTTATGCTGTATGGGTCTCTGAAGTTATGTTGCAACAAACGCAAGTGGCAACAGTTTGTGAATATTACAAGCGCTGGATGGAGAAATGGCCAACTGTTGAGCATTTGTCTCGTGCGTCTTTGGAAGAAGTAAACGAAATGTGGTCTGGACTTGGGTACTATTCACGAGCAAAGAGACTTCATGAAGGAGCAAAAAAG ATCATGGACGAAATGAATGGAAACATCCCCACTACAGCTGCGGAACTAATGAAACAGCTCCCAGGTGTGGGCAGATACACAGCTGGTGCCATTGCATCTATAGCTTATGGTGAATCCACTGGAGTGGTTGATGGAAACGTCATCAGAGTTTTATCACGACTACGTACCATTGGAGCTCAGAGCTCCAGTAAGCAAGCTGTGGAAAAGTTTTGGGAGCTTGCAAACAAACTGGTTCCAAATGACAGACCAGGTGATTTTAATCAAGCGCTAATGGAATTTGGAGCTACGTTATGTACTCCACAAATACCACAATGTCTTACATGTCCACTGAGAACTTGCTGCAGTGCTTTAAAGCAAGTGGAGCAGCACAGGAAGGCTGCCTCTTTATTGCTGGGTGGGAAAACTGTGAATCCAAGCTCAAAGGGAGAACTGGAGAAAGCAAGTGGCATGAATGATAAAGATATTGACATTGAAGAATGTGATCTCTGCCTTCCTGCATCTCAATGGGATGCAACCCTTGGTGTGTGTAACTACCCAcaaaaagccaaaaagaaaCCAGCAAAGGAAGAAATGCTGGCTGTTGCGGTCATCAGAAGAAGTTCAGGGGATGGTGTTCAGTTTCTTGCTGTTCAAAGGCCCAAAAAAGGTCTATTAGCAGGTCTGTGGGAGTTTCCCAGTGTCATCATAATGTCTGATGTTGCAAACATTGCAAGAGACATGTACTCATCCTTAGTCAATTTCGTAAATAGTGAACTGGGCATTACTCTAGACGATAGTAAATCTCATGAAAGCATTGGGGAGGTCTCACACCAGTTTTCACACATTCATCACAAGTATTTTGTGTATGCTTGCATGTACAGTGGAGAGGACTCCCCTGTGGAAACTAGAGAAGGACATAGGGCAATTAAGTGGATAACAAGAGAGGAACTAAGTACCTCAGCATTTTCCACTGCAATGAGAAAAgttttttctgcttttgaaAGTCATACCAGTGCTGATAGTAAATTAAGCAATcctaagaaaagaaagagaggaGACCATAATGgtggaagaaaacaaatggtACTAGATAcgttttttaaatcaaagaaTTGA